The following nucleotide sequence is from Dyella sp. BiH032.
TCAGTTGGCAGTGGTTGCCCAGTAAAAGCGTGGAGGAACGCCTCGACCAGCAGGTCGCTGTTCGTGGCGTGCCTCAAATTGTTCACTTGACGACGGGTGCGCTCGTCCGACAGAAGCCGCAGTACGTGCACTGGAATGGAGACCGTGATCTTGCGTACTGCTCCGGCCTTCTCGCCGTGCTCGACATACGGCTTGATGTACTTCTGTGATGCCATAACGCCTGTTCCCCGTTATCTGGTGCGAAAACTATTCCCGATTATTTCGGCTGTCAATTGATTTCAACCAGGAAATCAATCCGCCCGCCCCGCCCCATCCACCCCGGAAGCCCTGTCCCACAAGGCTCCACGGGGAGGAAGGCGGTTATCCGTTTGGACGTCCATACGTCCGTACGAGAAAATCGGCGGAAATCAAAAAACCGCCTAAATCCCGCATAAAAACCGCTATTCCCGTCTCACTCGCACATAATCGCGCAAACAAATGGGAATGCCACGTAACCCCTTGCCGACCAAGGGCTTACCCCCTTCGGCAGCACCCTTTCGGGCGGATGAACGAAATTCGACCGGAGACACCCTCGACCGGCCTCAGCGCCCCCGCCGATGGCTCGTGGCGGGGGCGGCGGCGCGACGGACCATCGGCCAACCACCATCGCTGCGGGTGGCGCTCGCCCAACTCCTTCGTGGAAAAAACATCACGCCGAGGCGGCCGCTTCCTCACAAACCGACGGCCGCTTGCGCGGCCGTCGTTCGATCCTGCTCCGCAACGAAGCGCGATCAGTGGTCTTCGTTTTCGAGCTGTTCGGCGTAGGCGTCTGCGTCGAGAAGTTCGTCGAGTTCGGCGCGATCGCTCGGCTTGACCACGAAGAGCCAACCCTCGCCATAGGCATCGCCATTGATGGTCTCGGGCTTGTCGGCCAGGATTTCGTTGACCTCGACGATCTCGCCGGTCACCGGCGAGTAGATGTCGGAAGCGGCCTTGACCGACTCGACGGTCGCCACGCCATTGCCGGCCACCACACTGGCGCCGATTTCCGGCAGCTCGACGTACACCACGTCACCCAACTGTTCCTGGGCATGATTGGAGATGCCCACACGGACCAGGCCATTGTCTTCGACTCGGGCCCATTCATGGGACTTGAGGAACTTCAGATCGCCGGGAATCTCGCTCATGTTGGGGTCCAGTCTTCGGGTTGGAGAATGCGCGGCATTCTAGCCGCTTCGCCGCGGAGGCAACACTCGTCCGCGGTTCAAATACCTTCGCAGGGCTTGCCGTCGCGCACGAACGGGTACTTCACCACGCGCACCGGCACCTCGCGACCGCGGATGTCCACCCGCACTTCTCCCGGCTCGCCCACCGGAATGCGCGCGAACGCCACCGCCTTGTTGAGGGTGGGCGCGAAGCTGCCGGAAAGAATCTCGCCTTCGCCGTGGGCGGTCAGCACCTTCTGGCCATGGCGCAGTACGCCCTTCTCGTCCAGCACCAGGCCGACCATCACCCGCTTCACGCCGGCCGCTTTCTGCGCCTCGAGCGCCTTGCGGCCGATGAAGTCGCGGCCCTCGTCCAGCGCGATGGTCCAACCGAGGTTGGCCTCCCACGGGCTGACGGTCTCGTCCATATCCTGGCCGTAGAGGTTCATGCCCGCCTCCAGGCGCAGCGTGTCGCGCGCGCCGAGGCCAGCTGGCTTTACGCCCGCCGCTGCCAGGGCCTCCCACAGAGCCACGGCGTGCTCTTCCGGCACGATGATTTCGAAGCCGTCCTCACCGGTGTAGCCGGTGCGGGCGATGAAGAGCGGCATGCCGTGCGGCCCCTGAGCGGCGGCCGCGACGAACTTGCCCAGCTTGCGGATGCGGTCGCGGTCCACCTCGTGCAGCAGGCCGATCACCTTGTCGCGGGCGTTCGGCCCCTGCACGGCGATCATCGCGAAATCCGGGCGCTCCTTGATCTCGACGCCGAAGTGCGCGGCCTGCTTTTCGATCCACGCGAGGTCCTTGGCGCGGGTGGCGGCGTTGACCACCAGGCGGAAATGGCGGTCATCGAAGAAATAGACGATGAGATCGTCGATTACCCCCGCCTGCTCGTCGAGCATGCAGGAATACAGCGCCTTGCCCTGCACCTTGAGCTTGTCGACGCTGTTGGCCAGCAGGTGCCGCAGGAAGTCCCGGGTGCGCTCGCCGTGCAGGTCGATCACGGTCATGTGCGAGACGTCGAACATGCCGGCGTCCTGCCGCACGGCGTGATGCTCTTCGATCTGAGAGCCGTAGTTGATGGGCATGTCCCAGCCGCCGAAGTCGACCATGCGCGCGCCGAGCGCGCGGTGGGTGGCGTTGAGTACGGTCTTCTCGGTCATCGCGGTTGGCGCCTGGGGAAAACCCGCATTATCGCCGCGCGCCCGGCCTCATTCCAAGCCACGCCCATGTTGCGATGCGGCGGCGAACGCGTACGCCGCCGCCCGGCCGGCAACAGAAATCACCTACTTGCTGCTTCCCGCTGCAGGAGATAAGCGACCACCTGCTCGGCAAGCTGCTCGGCGCGTGCCTCGCCGGAACGCAGATGCAGCTCCGGTTTCTCGGGCGCCTCGTAAGGCGAATCGATGCCGGTAAAGTTCCGGATCATCCCCGCCCTCGCTTTCCGGTACAGCCCTTTCACGTCGCGCCGCTCGCATTCTTCCAGCGGCGTATCCACGAAGACCTCGATGAACTCGCCTTCCGCGAACCGCTCGCGGGCGAACTGCCGCTCGCCACGGAAGGGCGAAATGACGCAGGCCAGGACAACCAGGCCCGCATCTACCATCAGGTGCGCGACCTCGGCGACGCGCCGCACGTTCTCCACCCGCGCTTCGGCCGTGAACCCCAGGTCCTTGTTGAGCCCGAGCCGGAGATTGTCGCCGTCGAGCAGATAGGTATGGCGCCCCATCGCATGGAGCCGCCGCTCGACCAGGTTGGCAATGGTCGACTTGCCTGCGCCGGAAAGCCCGGTGAACCACAGGCACAGCGGCGCCTGGCCCTTGCTGAGGCTGCGCGCCTGCTTGTCGATGTCCACGTGCTGCCAGTGGACATTCGTGGCGCGTCGCAGTCCGAAGTCGAGCATGCCGCAGGCGACCGTGGCATGGGTCTGCCGGTCGATGAGGATGAAGCCGCCCAGGGTGCGGTTGTCGGCATAAGCCTCGAAGGCGACCGGATGATCCAGGTCGAGATTGCAGTAACCGACCTCGTTGAGCTCCAGCCGGCGCGCCGCGAGTTCCGCCTGCGTGTTCACGTCCACCTTGTGCTTGATGGAGGTCACCCGCGCGTTGACGGTACGGGCGCCGAGCTTGAGCCAGTAGGTGCGGTTGGGCAGCAGGGCTTCGTCGCCCATCCACAAGAGATGGGCGGCGAACTGGTCGGAGACCGGCGCCGGACGTGCCGCAGCGGCGAGCACGTCGCCGCGGCTGACGTCGATCTCGCGGTCCAGCGTCAGGATGACGGCCTGGCCCTGGACGGCACGATCCAGGTCGCCATTGGCGGTGACGATGCGTGCCACGCGCGCCCGCTGCATCGCCGGCTCGATCACAATCTCGTCGCCCGGGGCGACGCTTCCGCCACAGATGGTGCCCGCATAGCCCCGGAAGAAAGCGTCCGGCCGGTTGACGTACTGCACGGGCATCCGGAAATCCGGCGCTGCGGCGGTGCCGGCATCCGCTGCCTCCAGCAGCTCCAGCAGGCAGGGACCGTCGTACCACGACATCCGCGAGGAGCGTCTACCCACGTTGTCGCCATCCGGCGCGACGACCGGCAGGCCGTGCACGGAAGCCATACCTAGACTGGAGGCCAGTTCGCGGTACTGGCCCAGGATGGACTCATAGACGTCCTGCCGGCCATCCACCAGATCCATCTTGTTCACGGCCAGCACGACCTGTCGCACGCCAAGCAAGGCGCAGATGTAGGTATGCCGGCGGGTCTGGGGCAGCAGCCCCTTGCTGGCATCGACCAGCACGACAGCCAGGTTCGCGGTGGATGCGCCGGTCGCCATGTTGCGCGTGTACTGCTCGTGCCCGGGGCAGTCCGCCACGATGAACGCCCGCCTGGCCGTGTGGAAGTAGCGGTAGGCGACGTCGATCGTGATGCCTTGCTGGCGCTCGGCATCGAGGCCGTCGGTGAGCAGGGAGAAATCGAGGTGTCCGGGCGAGCCTGCATGCCGCCGGTGGCTATCCCGTACCAAGGCCTCCAGCTGGTCGTCCGGCACCATGCCCGCGTCGTAGAGCAGCCGCCCCAGCAGCGTGCTCTTGCCATCGTCCACGCTGCCGCAGGTGATGAAACGCAGCAGGCCGGCACGGCCCGCTTGATTCGAAGAGGCGACGGCCATCAGAAGTAGCCCTCCTGCTTCTTCTTCTCCATGGAGGCGGCGGCATCGCGATCGATGACGCGCCCTTGGCGCTCGGAGCTGCGGGAACCGGCCATTTCGTCGATGATCTGATCCAGTGTGGCGGCCGACGATTCGATCGCGCCGGTCAGCGGATAGCATCCAAGCGTGCGGAACCTCACCCTGAGCATCTGGACCGCTTCACCAGGCCGCGGTACCAGCCGATCGTCGTCCACCATGATCAGCGCGCCCTCCCGCCGGATCACCGGCCGGGGCTTGGCGAAATAGAGCGGCACTACCTCGATGCCCTCGCGCCGGATGTAGCGCCACACGTCCAGCTCCGTCCAGTTGGAGAGCGGAAAGACGCGGACGCTTTCGCCTTCGCGGATGCAAGTGTTGTAGTTGTCCCACAGCTCCGCCCGCTGCGCGCGGGCGTCCCAGCGGTGGCGATCGCCGCGGAACGAGAACACGCGCTCCTTGGCACGGGATTTCTCCTCATCGCGCCGCGCGCCGCCGATGGCCGCGTCGAAGCCATGACGATCCAGCGCCTGCCGCAGCGCGGCGGTCTTCATCACATCGGTATGCACGGTCGGACCGTGCACCAGTGGAGAGATGCCTTGCCGCAAGCCTTCCTCGTTGATGTGGACCAGCATCCGGATACCAGGCTGTGCAGCGAGCCGGTCACGGCAGGCGATCATCTCCCGGAACTTCCAGGTGGTGTCCACGTGCAACAGCGCCATGGGCAGCGGCGCCGGGTGGAAGGCCTTGCGCAGCAGATGCAGAAGCACCGCCGAATCCTTCCCGATGGAATACAGCAGCACCGGATGGCGAAAGCTCGCTACGGTCTCGCGCAGGATATGGATGCTCTCCGCCTCCAGGGCGTCCAACCACGATGACGGCCAAGGGGAATGTTCGCTCATGACGTTTCCGTTTCAGGGCGCCGGGCCGCCCGATTGGCATCGCAAACGCGGTAACCGCCGTTTGGAGGACAGGCCCGGAACAGGAATACGCCCGCCGATGCACATCCCGTCGCCTACCTTCTTCTCGCATCCGACACGATGTCTCGCATACAAAAGCGGGACGTGCCTATAAGATCGCCCTCATGAGCCCATCGACCGCGACAGGAAGCGCCGAACTCGATGCCGGTGCGCGGCCGCCGACGCTGCGCATCGCGGGCGATTGGACCCTGGCGCACTACGCCGATCTCGAACGCCGCGTGGATGCCCTGGGCAGCCCCCTGCCGGAAAACACCGAGGTGGACCTCACCGGCCTGTCCGAACTGGACACGGCGGGCGCGTCCCTCCTCGTGCGCATGCTGGGCACGGACCGGCTTGCCGACCTCGCCCGCGCGGGCGACGGATTGCCGCCCGCACGGCGCGCCTTGCTCGAGACCGTGGGCAAGGCGCTCGACGCCTATCAGCGCCCCAAAGTCGCCCGGCGTCCGCCGGCGATCATGGAGGTGCTCGCCCGCATCGGCAAGGCGATGGAAGGAGTCTGGCGCCAGCAGCTGCAGCTGCTGGGCTTCATCGGGCTGACGCTGGAAACGCTTACCCGCGGCCTGCTCCGCCCGCGGCGATGGCGCATCACCTCACTGGTTTCGCACGTGGAGCAGACCGGCCTCGACGCCGTGCCCATCGTCGCCCTGCTGACCTTCATGGTCGGCGCGGTGGTCGCCTTCCTTGGTTCCACGGTGCTGGCCGACTTCGGCGCCACCATCTATACGGTGGACCTGATCGCCTTCTCCTTCCTGCGCGAGTTCGGCGTGCTGCTCACGGCCATTCTCATGGCCGGCCGCACGGCGAGCGCCTTCACGGCGCAGATCGGCTCCATGAAAGCGAACGAGGAAATCGACGCGATCCGCGCGCTAGGGCTGGACCCGGTGGAACTGCTAGTGTTGCCGCGCGTGGTGGCCTTGCTCGTCTCGCTGCCATTGCTCACCTTCCTGGCCATGATTGCCGGCCTGGCCGGCGGCGCGGTGGTCTGCGCCCTTACGCTGGACATCTCGCCGACCATGTTCATGACGCTGTTCAAGGCCGACATCGGCGTGCGGCACTTCCTGGTCGGCCTCTCCAAGGCGCCGGTCTTCGCCTTCCTGATCGCGGTGATCGGCTGCCTGGAAGGCTTCAAGGTCAGCGGCAGCGCCCAGTCGGTCGGCGAACACACTACCTCCAGCGTGGTGCAGTCGATCTTCGTGGTCATCC
It contains:
- a CDS encoding ABC transporter permease → MSPSTATGSAELDAGARPPTLRIAGDWTLAHYADLERRVDALGSPLPENTEVDLTGLSELDTAGASLLVRMLGTDRLADLARAGDGLPPARRALLETVGKALDAYQRPKVARRPPAIMEVLARIGKAMEGVWRQQLQLLGFIGLTLETLTRGLLRPRRWRITSLVSHVEQTGLDAVPIVALLTFMVGAVVAFLGSTVLADFGATIYTVDLIAFSFLREFGVLLTAILMAGRTASAFTAQIGSMKANEEIDAIRALGLDPVELLVLPRVVALLVSLPLLTFLAMIAGLAGGAVVCALTLDISPTMFMTLFKADIGVRHFLVGLSKAPVFAFLIAVIGCLEGFKVSGSAQSVGEHTTSSVVQSIFVVILIDALAALFFMEMGW
- the gcvT gene encoding glycine cleavage system aminomethyltransferase GcvT: MTEKTVLNATHRALGARMVDFGGWDMPINYGSQIEEHHAVRQDAGMFDVSHMTVIDLHGERTRDFLRHLLANSVDKLKVQGKALYSCMLDEQAGVIDDLIVYFFDDRHFRLVVNAATRAKDLAWIEKQAAHFGVEIKERPDFAMIAVQGPNARDKVIGLLHEVDRDRIRKLGKFVAAAAQGPHGMPLFIARTGYTGEDGFEIIVPEEHAVALWEALAAAGVKPAGLGARDTLRLEAGMNLYGQDMDETVSPWEANLGWTIALDEGRDFIGRKALEAQKAAGVKRVMVGLVLDEKGVLRHGQKVLTAHGEGEILSGSFAPTLNKAVAFARIPVGEPGEVRVDIRGREVPVRVVKYPFVRDGKPCEGI
- the cysC gene encoding adenylyl-sulfate kinase encodes the protein MAVASSNQAGRAGLLRFITCGSVDDGKSTLLGRLLYDAGMVPDDQLEALVRDSHRRHAGSPGHLDFSLLTDGLDAERQQGITIDVAYRYFHTARRAFIVADCPGHEQYTRNMATGASTANLAVVLVDASKGLLPQTRRHTYICALLGVRQVVLAVNKMDLVDGRQDVYESILGQYRELASSLGMASVHGLPVVAPDGDNVGRRSSRMSWYDGPCLLELLEAADAGTAAAPDFRMPVQYVNRPDAFFRGYAGTICGGSVAPGDEIVIEPAMQRARVARIVTANGDLDRAVQGQAVILTLDREIDVSRGDVLAAAARPAPVSDQFAAHLLWMGDEALLPNRTYWLKLGARTVNARVTSIKHKVDVNTQAELAARRLELNEVGYCNLDLDHPVAFEAYADNRTLGGFILIDRQTHATVACGMLDFGLRRATNVHWQHVDIDKQARSLSKGQAPLCLWFTGLSGAGKSTIANLVERRLHAMGRHTYLLDGDNLRLGLNKDLGFTAEARVENVRRVAEVAHLMVDAGLVVLACVISPFRGERQFARERFAEGEFIEVFVDTPLEECERRDVKGLYRKARAGMIRNFTGIDSPYEAPEKPELHLRSGEARAEQLAEQVVAYLLQREAASR
- the gcvH gene encoding glycine cleavage system protein GcvH, which gives rise to MSEIPGDLKFLKSHEWARVEDNGLVRVGISNHAQEQLGDVVYVELPEIGASVVAGNGVATVESVKAASDIYSPVTGEIVEVNEILADKPETINGDAYGEGWLFVVKPSDRAELDELLDADAYAEQLENEDH
- the cysD gene encoding sulfate adenylyltransferase subunit CysD, with amino-acid sequence MSEHSPWPSSWLDALEAESIHILRETVASFRHPVLLYSIGKDSAVLLHLLRKAFHPAPLPMALLHVDTTWKFREMIACRDRLAAQPGIRMLVHINEEGLRQGISPLVHGPTVHTDVMKTAALRQALDRHGFDAAIGGARRDEEKSRAKERVFSFRGDRHRWDARAQRAELWDNYNTCIREGESVRVFPLSNWTELDVWRYIRREGIEVVPLYFAKPRPVIRREGALIMVDDDRLVPRPGEAVQMLRVRFRTLGCYPLTGAIESSAATLDQIIDEMAGSRSSERQGRVIDRDAAASMEKKKQEGYF